In Clostridium sp. SY8519, one genomic interval encodes:
- a CDS encoding TIGR03960 family B12-binding radical SAM protein, producing the protein MKKLALSERLLMQAEKPERYIGNEINSIQKDPAAVGIRFAVCFPDVYEIGMSHLGIQILYEMFNQRKDVWCERVYSPWPDMHRILKENNIPLFALESQDPIRSFDFLGITLQYEMCYPNILQILDLSGIPFRAAERTWEDPIVIAGGPCVYNPEPIADFFDLIYIGEGETSYDRLLDLYQACRKDSSCSRQEFLRQAAGIEGIYVPSLYEVSYHADGTIASFVPTAEGVPEKVRKQVVTDMEGQYFLKRPLVPFLRTTQDRVVLEIMRGCIRGCRFCQAGMIYRPLRERKVEMLKQAAAQMLAATGQDEISLSSLSSSDYSELEELLHFLTEEYASQGISVTLPSLRIDAFSLGIMSRLQDVKKSSLTFAPEAGSQRLRDVINKGLTEEEILSGASLAFQGGWNKVKLYFMLGQPTETEEDMRAIGELAQKIAEQYYEIPKESRNGKCQITVSTSFFVPKPFTPFQWYPMCRMKDFEHRASVVKESIRSQTNQKSIRYHWHSSDVTVIEGILARGDRRLSEALIRVYEKGGIFAAWTDFFDRSHWAEAFQETGIDTDFYTVRPRAAEEIFPWDFIDAGVSKQFLYREWQQALAGKVTPNCREQCSGCGAAVWKEGVCYENPN; encoded by the coding sequence ATGAAAAAACTGGCGCTTTCTGAACGTCTTCTGATGCAGGCAGAAAAGCCGGAGCGATACATCGGCAATGAAATTAACAGTATCCAGAAGGATCCCGCTGCTGTCGGGATCCGCTTTGCTGTCTGCTTCCCGGATGTCTATGAAATCGGTATGTCTCATCTGGGCATACAGATTCTGTATGAAATGTTCAATCAGCGGAAAGATGTCTGGTGCGAACGGGTCTATTCCCCCTGGCCGGACATGCATCGAATTTTAAAAGAAAACAACATCCCCCTGTTTGCACTGGAATCGCAGGATCCCATCCGTTCCTTCGATTTTCTCGGCATTACCCTGCAGTATGAGATGTGTTATCCCAATATTCTGCAGATTCTTGACCTGTCCGGCATTCCGTTCCGCGCGGCAGAACGGACCTGGGAGGATCCCATTGTCATTGCAGGCGGCCCATGTGTATACAATCCGGAGCCAATTGCGGATTTTTTTGATCTGATCTATATCGGAGAAGGGGAAACCTCCTATGACCGTCTCCTGGATCTGTACCAGGCCTGCCGGAAGGATAGCTCCTGTTCCCGGCAGGAATTTCTGCGGCAGGCAGCCGGAATTGAGGGAATCTATGTGCCGTCCCTGTATGAGGTGAGTTATCACGCCGATGGGACCATTGCCTCCTTTGTTCCGACCGCGGAGGGCGTTCCGGAAAAAGTGCGGAAACAGGTTGTGACCGACATGGAAGGCCAGTATTTTCTCAAACGTCCGCTTGTTCCGTTTCTCAGAACGACGCAGGACCGTGTGGTACTGGAGATTATGCGGGGCTGCATCCGGGGCTGCCGGTTCTGTCAGGCCGGAATGATTTACCGTCCCCTGCGGGAACGGAAGGTGGAAATGCTGAAGCAGGCTGCTGCGCAGATGCTTGCGGCCACCGGCCAGGATGAAATATCCCTGAGTTCCTTAAGTTCCAGTGATTATTCCGAACTGGAAGAGCTGCTTCATTTTCTCACAGAAGAGTACGCAAGCCAGGGAATTTCCGTGACCCTGCCGTCACTGCGCATCGACGCCTTTTCCCTGGGGATTATGTCCCGGCTGCAGGATGTGAAAAAAAGCAGTCTGACTTTTGCGCCGGAAGCCGGTTCCCAGCGCCTGCGTGATGTCATTAACAAGGGGCTGACAGAGGAGGAGATTCTGTCCGGTGCCTCTCTGGCGTTTCAGGGCGGATGGAATAAAGTGAAACTGTATTTTATGCTTGGACAGCCCACGGAAACCGAAGAAGATATGCGGGCCATAGGCGAACTGGCACAGAAAATCGCGGAGCAGTATTACGAAATTCCGAAGGAGTCCAGGAACGGGAAATGCCAGATTACGGTAAGCACCTCCTTTTTCGTTCCGAAGCCCTTTACGCCGTTTCAGTGGTATCCCATGTGCCGGATGAAAGATTTTGAGCACCGGGCATCCGTAGTAAAAGAATCGATTCGTTCCCAGACGAATCAGAAAAGCATCCGTTATCACTGGCATTCTTCCGATGTGACAGTAATCGAAGGAATCCTGGCCCGGGGCGACCGCAGACTTTCCGAGGCGCTGATCCGCGTCTATGAAAAGGGCGGTATTTTCGCTGCCTGGACAGACTTTTTTGACCGTTCCCACTGGGCAGAAGCCTTTCAGGAAACCGGAATCGATACGGACTTTTATACGGTACGGCCGCGGGCGGCAGAGGAGATCTTCCCCTGGGACTTCATTGATGCCGGTGTCAGCAAACAGTTTCTTTACCGGGAATGGCAGCAGGCCCTCGCCGGTAAAGTGACGCCAAACTGCCGGGAACAGTGCAGCGGATGCGGAGCCGCAGTATGGAAGGAAGGAGTCTGTTATGAAAATCCGAATTAA
- the hisI gene encoding phosphoribosyl-AMP cyclohydrolase, protein MTEQTKKWKATLSFSDLKTDSLGLVPVIVQEYGTGEVLMLAYMNEEAYLATMQTGRMTYWSRSREELWVKGMTSGHFQEVKALAIDCDNDTILASVIQTGAACHTGHHSCFYRTLAEPADQTPA, encoded by the coding sequence ATGACAGAACAGACAAAAAAATGGAAGGCAACGCTTTCATTTTCCGATTTAAAGACAGACAGCCTCGGCCTGGTTCCGGTCATTGTACAGGAATACGGCACCGGCGAAGTCCTGATGCTTGCCTATATGAATGAAGAAGCATACCTTGCCACCATGCAGACCGGCCGAATGACCTACTGGAGCAGAAGCCGGGAGGAACTGTGGGTCAAAGGAATGACTTCCGGCCATTTTCAGGAAGTGAAGGCCCTGGCCATTGACTGTGACAACGATACCATACTTGCTTCTGTCATTCAGACCGGCGCAGCCTGCCATACGGGCCATCACAGCTGCTTTTACCGGACTCTGGCAGAACCGGCGGACCAAACGCCGGCATAA
- the hisB gene encoding imidazoleglycerol-phosphate dehydratase HisB, with protein sequence MNQRTATVSRKTGETDITITINLDGSGKTDIHTGIGFFDHMLNSFARHGFLDLQVTARGDLEVDCHHTIEDTAIVLGEAIRQAAGTKEGICRFGSMILPMDEALVLSAVDLSGRAFLVFDYDFRVPSVGGFDTEMVHEFFYALSSHVGMNLHIKVLEGKNAHHIIEAIFKATARALDAALAGDGRIDGILSTKGSL encoded by the coding sequence ATGAATCAGCGTACAGCGACGGTCAGCAGAAAAACAGGAGAAACAGATATTACGATCACCATCAATCTGGACGGCAGCGGAAAGACAGATATTCATACAGGAATCGGCTTTTTCGACCACATGCTGAACAGTTTTGCCCGCCACGGTTTTCTTGATCTGCAGGTGACGGCCCGCGGCGATCTGGAAGTGGACTGCCATCATACCATCGAAGATACGGCTATTGTGCTCGGAGAGGCGATCCGCCAGGCAGCAGGCACAAAAGAAGGGATCTGCCGCTTCGGCAGTATGATTCTTCCGATGGATGAGGCCCTTGTACTGTCTGCTGTGGATCTTTCCGGCAGAGCCTTTCTGGTCTTTGACTATGATTTCCGTGTGCCCTCCGTGGGCGGTTTTGATACGGAAATGGTGCATGAATTTTTTTATGCCCTCAGTTCCCACGTCGGCATGAATCTCCATATCAAAGTCCTGGAGGGAAAAAATGCCCATCACATCATCGAAGCCATTTTTAAAGCCACTGCCCGCGCCCTGGATGCCGCGTTAGCCGGGGACGGAAGAATCGACGGGATTCTTTCCACTAAAGGAAGCCTGTAA
- the hisD gene encoding histidinol dehydrogenase, which yields MRTLNLNKETTDRILEDLLKRSPNNYSSYEDSVNAIIRSVRERGDAAVFDYTRQFDGAVLTPETVEITEAEYEEAYASADPDFIRVIRRAKENIRAYHEKQKQYSWFDSTEKGTLLGQKVTPIRRAGVYVPGGKAAYPSSVLMNIIPAKVAGVDEIIMCTPCNKEGKVNPGTLIAAKEAGIDRAFKVGGAQAIAAMAFGTASIPKTDKIVGPGNIYVALAKKAVFGYVSIDSIAGPSEILVIADETANAHYVAADLLSQAEHDEMASAILITTSPALAEQVNREIDGYLKVLSRRDIIEKSLENYGYILIAEDLQTAVDTANAIASEHLEIVTKDPYQVMTKIRNAGAIFLGEYSSEPLGDYFAGPNHVLPTNGTAKFFSPLSVDDFIKKSSIISYSREALEEIHEDIIRFAESEHLTAHANSIRVRFEEK from the coding sequence ATGCGTACATTAAATTTAAACAAGGAAACAACCGACAGAATCCTGGAGGACCTTCTGAAGAGAAGCCCCAACAATTATTCCAGTTATGAGGACAGTGTAAATGCGATCATCCGCAGTGTGCGGGAACGCGGCGATGCGGCAGTCTTTGATTATACCAGACAGTTCGACGGCGCGGTTCTGACACCGGAGACAGTAGAGATTACAGAGGCAGAGTATGAAGAAGCCTATGCCTCTGCAGATCCGGATTTCATCCGCGTCATCCGGAGAGCAAAGGAAAATATCCGCGCGTATCACGAGAAGCAGAAGCAGTACAGCTGGTTTGACAGCACAGAAAAAGGAACGTTACTGGGTCAGAAAGTGACACCGATCCGGCGGGCGGGGGTATACGTCCCCGGTGGAAAAGCAGCCTATCCTTCTTCCGTGCTGATGAATATTATCCCTGCAAAAGTGGCCGGTGTGGATGAGATTATCATGTGTACCCCCTGTAACAAAGAGGGAAAAGTAAATCCCGGCACACTGATCGCTGCAAAAGAAGCAGGCATCGACCGCGCATTCAAAGTGGGCGGTGCGCAGGCCATTGCCGCGATGGCATTCGGTACCGCATCCATTCCGAAAACAGACAAAATCGTCGGTCCCGGCAATATCTATGTGGCTCTGGCCAAAAAAGCGGTCTTCGGATATGTCAGCATCGATTCCATCGCCGGTCCGAGCGAGATTCTGGTGATTGCGGATGAAACCGCCAATGCCCATTATGTGGCCGCTGACCTGCTGTCCCAGGCGGAGCATGACGAAATGGCCAGCGCGATCCTGATCACCACCAGCCCGGCATTGGCAGAGCAGGTAAACAGGGAGATTGACGGCTATCTGAAGGTACTTTCGCGTCGGGACATCATTGAAAAATCTCTGGAAAATTACGGATATATCCTCATCGCAGAGGATCTGCAGACTGCTGTGGACACCGCCAATGCCATTGCTTCCGAGCATCTTGAGATCGTCACAAAAGATCCGTATCAGGTTATGACAAAAATACGCAATGCCGGAGCGATTTTCCTTGGTGAATATTCCAGCGAACCCTTAGGGGATTACTTTGCCGGGCCGAACCATGTCCTGCCCACCAATGGCACAGCAAAATTCTTTTCTCCCCTGTCTGTGGATGATTTTATCAAAAAATCCAGCATTATCTCTTATTCCAGAGAAGCCCTGGAGGAAATCCATGAGGATATCATCCGTTTTGCCGAGTCAGAACACCTGACAGCCCATGCCAATTCCATCCGTGTCCGTTTTGAGGAAAAGTAA
- the hisG gene encoding ATP phosphoribosyltransferase, with amino-acid sequence MRYLTFALGKGRLANQAVDMFEQIGIPCEEVKDKETRKLIFVNEELKLRFFLAKGPDVPTYVEYGAADIGIVGRDTILEEGRNIYEVLDLGFGKCRMCVCGKESARDLLNHHEQIRVATKYPKIAKDYFYNKKHQTVEIIKLNGSIELAPIVGLSDVIVDIVETGTTLRENGLNVLEEITPLSARMVVNPVSMKMEQERITDIITRLRKLLQEKE; translated from the coding sequence ATGCGATATTTGACATTTGCCCTGGGAAAGGGCCGGCTTGCCAATCAGGCGGTGGATATGTTTGAACAAATCGGGATTCCCTGTGAAGAGGTAAAAGACAAGGAAACACGGAAACTGATTTTTGTCAATGAAGAACTGAAACTGCGGTTTTTTCTTGCCAAAGGTCCGGATGTGCCTACTTATGTAGAATACGGAGCTGCGGATATCGGCATTGTGGGCCGGGACACCATTCTGGAGGAAGGCCGCAATATCTATGAAGTGCTGGACCTGGGCTTCGGAAAATGCAGAATGTGCGTCTGCGGAAAGGAAAGTGCCCGGGATCTGCTGAATCACCATGAACAGATCCGGGTTGCCACAAAATATCCGAAGATCGCAAAAGATTATTTTTACAATAAAAAGCACCAGACAGTGGAAATCATCAAACTCAACGGTTCCATCGAACTGGCCCCCATTGTGGGACTTTCGGATGTAATCGTGGATATTGTGGAAACAGGAACCACCCTGCGGGAAAACGGCCTGAACGTTCTGGAGGAAATCACCCCCCTGTCTGCGCGTATGGTAGTGAATCCCGTAAGCATGAAAATGGAGCAGGAGCGGATTACGGATATTATCACCCGGCTTCGGAAACTGCTGCAGGAAAAAGAGTAA